The Brasilonema sennae CENA114 genome includes a region encoding these proteins:
- a CDS encoding translation initiation factor, with amino-acid sequence MSSSNRKSSENRLVYREFGNDNSAALQRPMSAALERPIEELPPQQQNLRVQATRAGRKGKTVTVITGFQSKPETLQALLKQLKAQCGTGGTVKDNEIEIQGDHKQKILEIVTKLGYKAKISGG; translated from the coding sequence ATGTCATCATCAAATCGCAAATCCTCTGAAAACCGTCTTGTCTACCGGGAATTTGGCAACGATAACTCCGCCGCCCTACAAAGACCAATGTCTGCTGCCCTAGAAAGACCAATCGAGGAACTACCCCCTCAACAGCAAAATCTGCGCGTGCAAGCTACTCGCGCCGGACGCAAAGGCAAGACTGTCACTGTCATTACTGGCTTTCAATCCAAACCAGAAACCTTACAAGCCTTACTGAAGCAATTGAAAGCTCAATGCGGTACAGGTGGTACAGTTAAAGACAACGAAATAGAAATTCAAGGCGACCATAAGCAGAAAATACTAGAGATTGTAACCAAGCTAGGTTATAAAGCTAAAATTAGCGGTGGTTAA
- a CDS encoding thioredoxin family protein, with product MKNQLIAIALYSAFSLALTACQNPSTVSQNTPNVASNAAEAATPVRVGSPAPDFTATDSNGKSHRLSDFKGKVVVLEWTNHQCPFVLKHYNSNNMQKLQKETTGKGVVWLSVISSAQGQQGYVTPQEANQLTKSRNASPTAVLLDASGEIGRLYQARTTPHIFVIDSSGVLKYAGAIDDKPSTNAADIKSAKNYVIPAVDSVLKGQNVADSTTQPYGCSVKYGS from the coding sequence ATGAAAAATCAACTTATTGCAATTGCACTTTACTCTGCTTTTAGCCTAGCGCTGACTGCTTGCCAAAATCCCTCTACAGTGAGCCAGAATACTCCTAATGTTGCAAGCAATGCGGCTGAAGCTGCTACTCCCGTGCGCGTTGGTTCACCTGCACCAGATTTTACTGCTACTGATAGCAATGGCAAAAGTCACAGACTTAGCGACTTTAAGGGTAAAGTTGTGGTGTTGGAATGGACAAATCATCAATGTCCTTTTGTCCTAAAGCATTACAACAGCAACAATATGCAAAAATTGCAAAAAGAAACTACTGGTAAAGGTGTAGTTTGGTTATCTGTCATCTCGTCAGCTCAAGGACAACAAGGATATGTTACCCCCCAAGAAGCAAATCAATTGACAAAGAGCCGCAATGCTAGCCCTACCGCTGTACTTTTAGATGCTAGTGGTGAAATTGGTCGTCTTTATCAAGCCCGCACTACACCTCATATATTTGTTATTGATAGTAGCGGTGTCTTAAAGTATGCAGGTGCTATTGACGACAAGCCTAGCACGAATGCTGCTGATATCAAATCGGCGAAAAACTATGTCATTCCTGCTGTAGACAGTGTACTCAAAGGACAGAACGTAGCTGATTCCACCACTCAGCCTTACGGTTGCTCTGTAAAATATGGTAGTTAA
- a CDS encoding CAP domain-containing protein: protein MLRQTAFGIALSTLVLASGMSSAYIRGQTLPKKSDQKQVLSMSSPRLTPPVTAKSTDLERSVFDQINRYRASKGLPKLVLNAKISRQARLHSLSMANGKVPFSHQGFRRRVGAIPIRCRSAGENLAFNLGYSDPAEEAVTGWLHSSGHLANIKGNYNMTGIGVATNSQGKVYLTQIFLRSTR, encoded by the coding sequence ATGTTACGACAAACTGCTTTTGGCATTGCTTTAAGTACGCTTGTCCTTGCTAGTGGAATGTCTTCCGCTTACATACGAGGTCAAACCTTACCAAAGAAATCAGACCAGAAGCAGGTATTGTCAATGTCCTCACCTCGATTGACGCCACCTGTAACTGCTAAATCGACTGATTTAGAAAGGTCAGTTTTTGACCAAATTAATCGATATCGAGCTTCTAAGGGTTTGCCGAAGCTGGTGCTAAATGCCAAAATATCGCGGCAAGCAAGACTTCACAGTTTAAGCATGGCTAACGGTAAAGTTCCGTTTAGTCATCAGGGATTTAGAAGGAGGGTTGGTGCTATTCCTATTCGCTGTAGAAGTGCAGGAGAAAACCTTGCCTTTAACTTAGGATACAGCGATCCCGCTGAGGAAGCTGTAACTGGTTGGCTTCACAGTTCCGGACATCTTGCTAACATCAAAGGTAATTACAATATGACTGGAATTGGTGTGGCGACTAATAGCCAAGGTAAAGTTTATCTTACGCAAATTTTCCTTCGTAGTACTAGATAA
- the hpnH gene encoding adenosyl-hopene transferase HpnH, with translation MGIHLQQAIEIGKYIVTQRVLGRKRFPLVLMLEPLFRCNLACPGCGKIQHPKEILKQHLTPEQCFAAVDECGAPVVSIPGGEPLLHPQIDQIVEGLIARKKFIVLCTNGLLLEKSLHKFKPSPYLTFSVHLDGTKEWHDHCVDRKGVFDTAISAIRAAKAKGFRVGTNTTVFDGSDPKELQDLFDLLTTLGVDGMTISPGYSYEWAPDQDHFLKREQTRALFRQIFAPYKAGKKNWDFINSPLFLDFLIGEKDYDCTPWGSPSYSVLGWQKPCYLLNEGHYKTFQELLDKTDWSQYGQASKNPKCADCMVHCGYEPTAAMDAMQPTNIGRSVKALLGMGN, from the coding sequence ATGGGAATTCATTTACAACAAGCTATTGAAATAGGTAAGTACATAGTGACTCAACGTGTGTTGGGTCGCAAACGGTTCCCTCTGGTTCTGATGTTGGAACCTTTATTCCGGTGTAATTTGGCTTGTCCAGGTTGTGGCAAAATCCAGCATCCTAAAGAAATACTCAAGCAACACTTAACTCCCGAACAATGCTTTGCTGCAGTGGATGAGTGTGGCGCACCAGTTGTCTCCATTCCTGGAGGCGAACCCCTGCTGCATCCTCAAATTGATCAGATTGTCGAAGGTTTGATTGCACGCAAAAAGTTTATTGTCTTATGTACAAATGGCTTGTTGCTAGAAAAAAGTCTGCACAAGTTTAAACCTTCCCCATATCTGACCTTCAGTGTGCATTTAGACGGGACGAAGGAGTGGCACGATCATTGTGTCGATCGCAAAGGTGTCTTTGATACTGCAATTAGCGCGATTCGTGCGGCAAAAGCAAAAGGATTTCGTGTCGGGACAAACACTACGGTTTTTGACGGTAGTGATCCCAAAGAATTGCAGGACTTGTTTGATTTGCTCACCACCTTGGGTGTTGATGGGATGACGATCTCCCCTGGCTATAGTTACGAATGGGCACCGGATCAAGATCATTTTCTCAAACGCGAACAAACACGGGCACTTTTCCGGCAAATTTTTGCTCCCTACAAAGCAGGCAAGAAAAACTGGGATTTTATTAATAGCCCATTGTTTTTAGATTTTCTCATTGGTGAGAAAGACTACGATTGTACTCCTTGGGGTAGTCCCAGCTATAGTGTTCTTGGTTGGCAAAAGCCTTGTTATCTTCTAAATGAAGGTCACTACAAAACTTTCCAAGAACTATTAGATAAAACCGACTGGAGTCAATACGGTCAGGCTAGTAAAAATCCCAAGTGTGCAGATTGCATGGTACATTGCGGTTATGAACCCACCGCTGCAATGGATGCGATGCAGCCAACAAATATCGGGCGATCGGTTAAGGCGCTTTTGGGTATGGGGAACTAG
- a CDS encoding class I SAM-dependent methyltransferase, with protein MTASSPRKDLHEENRLSWNEATKAHNSHKGDQAKFFREGGSTLFREEKELLGDITGLSLVHLQCNAGQDTLSLARLGAFVTGVDISDEAITFAQKLSEESGIPATFHRADVFDWLQETARRGEQFDIVFSSYGAVCWISNLNLWAKGIADVLKSGGRFVLVDFHPVAMMFDVDWSHKFSYFSEGKHLTWEDGISDYVASSIAITPPL; from the coding sequence ATGACAGCAAGCTCTCCAAGAAAAGACCTTCACGAAGAGAACCGTTTATCTTGGAATGAAGCTACCAAGGCACATAATAGCCATAAAGGCGATCAAGCTAAGTTTTTTCGGGAGGGGGGAAGCACCCTTTTTCGAGAAGAGAAAGAACTTTTAGGAGATATTACCGGCTTATCCTTGGTTCATCTTCAGTGCAACGCAGGACAAGATACCTTGAGTTTGGCGCGACTTGGTGCTTTTGTGACTGGTGTAGATATAAGTGACGAAGCAATTACCTTTGCTCAAAAACTCTCAGAAGAATCTGGAATTCCAGCTACCTTTCATCGCGCAGATGTATTTGATTGGTTGCAAGAAACAGCAAGGCGAGGCGAGCAATTTGATATTGTCTTCTCGTCTTATGGTGCAGTTTGTTGGATATCTAATCTGAACCTTTGGGCAAAAGGAATTGCAGACGTTCTCAAATCAGGTGGACGCTTTGTTTTGGTCGATTTCCATCCTGTAGCTATGATGTTTGATGTGGATTGGAGTCACAAGTTTTCTTACTTCAGCGAAGGAAAGCATCTGACTTGGGAAGATGGAATAAGTGATTACGTAGCTTCATCCATTGCCATAACGCCCCCCCTGTAA
- the hpnA gene encoding hopanoid-associated sugar epimerase: MRAFVTGTTGFVGANLARLLLQEGYAVRALVRPNSSLNNLQNLDVEVVKGDLNDPDLYRKIQGAQVLFHVAAHYSLWQADQDVLYQNNVLGTRNVLAAARQAGVERTVYTSSVAAIGVHELGKVVDETHQSPLEELIGQYKKSKYLAEQEAKQAVKQGQDIVIVNPSTPIGPWDIKPTPTGDIILRFLRRQMPFYLNTGLNFIDVGDVARGHLLALEKGKTGERYILGNQNLTLKELLDQLAEITGLSAPQKSVPAWLPLSLAWIDERILAPLGKPPSIPLDGVRMAHQPMYYDASKAVRELGLPQTSIKTALQDAVNWFVAEKYVEVA; encoded by the coding sequence ATTCGCGCGTTTGTGACTGGTACTACTGGTTTTGTTGGTGCTAACTTGGCACGCTTGCTGCTTCAAGAAGGCTATGCAGTCCGGGCTTTAGTTCGTCCTAACAGCTCCTTGAACAATTTACAGAATTTAGATGTAGAGGTTGTCAAAGGTGACTTGAACGATCCTGATTTGTACCGGAAAATACAGGGTGCTCAGGTACTTTTTCACGTTGCGGCTCACTATTCCCTTTGGCAAGCTGACCAAGATGTACTATACCAGAATAACGTTTTGGGAACACGCAATGTGTTGGCGGCTGCTCGTCAAGCAGGTGTTGAACGCACCGTTTACACCAGTTCGGTTGCTGCTATTGGGGTTCATGAACTAGGGAAGGTAGTGGATGAAACTCATCAAAGTCCTCTTGAGGAACTAATTGGTCAGTATAAGAAGTCTAAGTATCTAGCTGAGCAGGAAGCAAAACAAGCCGTAAAACAGGGTCAAGATATCGTGATAGTCAATCCAAGCACTCCAATTGGTCCTTGGGATATAAAACCAACTCCCACTGGGGATATCATTCTCCGATTTCTGCGAAGGCAAATGCCTTTCTATTTGAATACGGGTTTGAATTTTATCGATGTGGGCGATGTGGCGAGGGGACACCTATTAGCTTTGGAAAAAGGAAAAACGGGAGAGCGTTATATCTTAGGGAACCAAAACCTTACCCTAAAAGAACTACTAGACCAACTTGCCGAAATAACAGGTTTGAGCGCTCCTCAAAAATCTGTCCCAGCGTGGCTACCCTTGAGTTTAGCTTGGATTGATGAACGAATTCTCGCGCCTTTAGGCAAACCGCCTTCGATTCCTTTAGATGGTGTTCGCATGGCGCATCAACCTATGTATTACGATGCTTCCAAAGCAGTCCGAGAACTAGGTTTACCTCAAACGTCAATCAAAACAGCTTTACAAGACGCCGTAAATTGGTTTGTAGCAGAGAAATACGTTGAGGTAGCATAA
- a CDS encoding CHAT domain-containing protein, protein MKKILILSANPINTTQLRLNTEVREIQSALERSRNREEFELIPRLAVRIDDLRRALLDYSPQIVHFSGHGDGTNGIALEDNNGYTQLVGTESLSNFFKLSQETVECVLLNACYSKTQAEAIYQHINCVVGMERAITDEAAIHFSKAFYDALGAGRNYNEAFEFGCNNIDLNSRSECFIPKIQIRNESKTLFPLKSREPRANMTGGNNDNKRIQGGYIQGNFSGTYNNSGNYIEGNYNASGEEKNLAESAAEIQKLLEQLSKSYSTDTFAGKVQIANETIIAVENNPTLAARILSALKTGGVSAFEQFLNHPAASFVMGALDDWQKTKGQQPRSKDTGLLAKV, encoded by the coding sequence ATGAAGAAAATTCTGATTTTATCCGCTAATCCTATTAATACAACTCAGCTTCGTCTAAATACGGAGGTTCGGGAAATCCAATCAGCTTTGGAGCGTTCTAGAAATAGGGAAGAATTTGAACTTATTCCTAGATTGGCTGTAAGGATTGACGATTTACGTCGTGCGCTGTTGGATTACTCTCCACAAATTGTACATTTTTCTGGTCATGGGGATGGAACTAATGGTATCGCTTTGGAGGATAACAATGGATACACGCAATTGGTGGGTACGGAGTCGTTGAGTAATTTTTTCAAGTTATCCCAAGAAACAGTTGAGTGTGTGTTGCTCAATGCTTGTTATTCAAAAACTCAAGCAGAAGCGATTTACCAGCATATCAACTGTGTTGTTGGAATGGAACGTGCTATCACAGATGAAGCTGCTATTCATTTTTCTAAAGCATTTTATGATGCTCTAGGCGCTGGGAGAAATTATAACGAAGCTTTTGAATTTGGTTGTAACAATATTGACCTCAATAGTAGATCAGAGTGTTTTATACCTAAAATTCAAATCAGAAATGAGTCTAAAACTTTATTTCCACTTAAATCAAGGGAGCCAAGAGCAAATATGACAGGTGGTAACAACGATAACAAACGCATTCAAGGCGGTTATATACAAGGGAATTTTTCTGGTACTTATAATAATTCTGGTAATTATATTGAGGGGAATTACAATGCTTCAGGAGAAGAAAAAAATCTGGCTGAATCTGCTGCTGAAATTCAGAAATTACTAGAACAATTATCCAAGAGTTATTCTACAGATACGTTTGCTGGAAAGGTGCAAATTGCCAACGAAACTATAATCGCGGTTGAAAATAATCCGACTTTAGCAGCAAGGATACTTAGCGCTTTAAAAACGGGTGGTGTTTCAGCTTTTGAGCAATTTCTGAATCATCCCGCAGCTAGCTTTGTTATGGGTGCGCTGGATGATTGGCAGAAAACTAAAGGTCAACAACCCAGGTCTAAAGACACTGGGCTTCTAGCCAAAGTTTAA
- a CDS encoding rhodanese-like domain-containing protein codes for MDNLLGDIIPEQPPIEPVSDAHVLKSRLEWGEPALTILDVRDRNTYNQGHIMGAMPFPVDTLVDRAKSSLDKARDIYVYGDSDEQASQAAQSLKSAGFEHVSQLKGGLAAWKEIGGPTEGIVESQTPAGADDYNVVDRLKDHAEKQQ; via the coding sequence GTGGATAATCTACTGGGCGATATCATTCCAGAACAGCCACCAATTGAGCCAGTGTCTGATGCTCATGTCCTTAAGTCTCGTCTGGAATGGGGTGAACCTGCTTTGACAATTCTAGACGTGCGCGATCGCAATACCTACAACCAAGGTCACATCATGGGCGCAATGCCTTTTCCAGTTGATACATTGGTAGATCGAGCCAAATCATCTTTGGATAAAGCCCGTGATATCTATGTTTACGGTGATAGCGATGAACAAGCTTCTCAAGCTGCACAATCATTGAAAAGTGCAGGCTTTGAACACGTCTCCCAACTCAAAGGTGGTCTGGCGGCTTGGAAGGAAATTGGCGGTCCTACAGAGGGTATTGTAGAATCACAAACTCCGGCTGGTGCAGATGACTACAATGTTGTTGATCGTTTGAAAGATCACGCAGAAAAACAGCAATAA
- a CDS encoding ribonuclease H-like domain-containing protein — MEDFQVCDRDLSDDALSHYLQADVIAVDTETMGLLPQRDRLCLVQLCNSEGKVSAIRIAKGQTDAPNLKKLLEAANILKVFHFARFDIATLRYNLGIHVNPVFCTKIASKLARTYTQRHGLKDVVQELERVELDKSAQSSDWGNAANLSDAQLSYAANDVRYLVSVQQKLVDMLKREERLELAEECFRCLPTIVSLDLLQFKDLFEH, encoded by the coding sequence ATGGAAGATTTTCAGGTTTGCGATCGCGACCTTAGTGATGATGCACTCTCCCACTATCTACAGGCTGATGTTATTGCTGTAGATACCGAAACAATGGGATTGTTACCACAACGCGATCGCCTGTGTCTGGTTCAGCTGTGCAACAGTGAAGGTAAAGTGAGTGCAATTCGTATTGCAAAAGGTCAAACTGATGCTCCCAACTTAAAAAAACTCTTAGAAGCCGCGAATATCCTTAAGGTCTTTCACTTTGCGCGCTTTGACATTGCCACGCTGCGTTACAATTTGGGCATTCACGTTAATCCTGTTTTCTGTACTAAGATTGCCAGTAAGTTAGCTCGTACCTACACACAACGTCATGGACTCAAGGATGTAGTGCAAGAGTTGGAACGGGTGGAGTTGGATAAAAGCGCTCAAAGTTCTGACTGGGGAAACGCTGCTAATTTATCTGATGCACAACTGAGTTACGCCGCCAACGATGTACGTTACCTAGTCAGTGTACAGCAGAAACTCGTTGATATGCTCAAACGAGAAGAACGCTTAGAACTTGCTGAAGAATGCTTTCGATGTTTACCGACAATAGTTTCTTTGGATTTGTTGCAATTCAAGGATTTGTTTGAACATTAA
- a CDS encoding YqaE/Pmp3 family membrane protein, whose protein sequence is MDLVRLLCAIFVPPLGVFLQVGLGTDFWINILLTLFGYIPGIIHAVWVIARK, encoded by the coding sequence ATGGATTTAGTTAGGTTACTGTGTGCTATTTTTGTTCCGCCTTTAGGAGTATTTTTGCAAGTGGGTTTGGGTACAGACTTCTGGATTAATATACTTTTGACACTTTTTGGTTATATTCCTGGAATTATTCACGCTGTGTGGGTAATTGCTAGAAAATAA
- a CDS encoding HEAT repeat domain-containing protein — protein sequence MSETIITILGADGKEIYIQYDEQDSDELQAVETLIAALNDSHSDVRKKAAEALGEISNPEILPKLIQFPEINIYDPDIFVFATTLAVRFSKQPLLRK from the coding sequence ATGTCTGAAACAATCATAACAATCCTTGGTGCTGATGGGAAAGAAATTTATATCCAATACGACGAGCAAGACAGTGATGAACTTCAAGCAGTGGAAACTTTAATTGCTGCCCTCAATGACTCACACTCGGACGTGAGAAAGAAGGCGGCAGAAGCTTTGGGTGAGATTAGCAATCCAGAAATTTTGCCAAAGCTGATCCAATTCCCTGAAATAAACATTTATGATCCTGACATATTTGTCTTCGCAACGACATTGGCGGTTCGATTCAGCAAGCAACCACTACTTAGGAAGTAG
- a CDS encoding serine hydrolase domain-containing protein encodes MTKLNNPAPVSISQQGPTEPKELEAFTDKFFLQLKDGNIPGAVFVLVKDGKIFFSKGYGYANLEQKTPVIPDKTLFRLGSVSKVFTATAVMQLAEQGKLNLNEDIDHYLKQFHTQNNQFKPITSAHLLTHTDGFNVGWSIGAATRCQSQLPSLEEFLSKNLPKRVRQPGELYVYGDVGIALAGYLVEVLSKVSFTEYINQNILKPLDMGHSSFQQPLPTALAPDLAVGYSYRKNAYIQSPFTCAKSVPSAGMSATATDVAHFMIAQLQGGRYGNG; translated from the coding sequence TTGACCAAACTAAACAACCCTGCACCTGTATCTATTTCGCAGCAAGGTCCAACTGAACCTAAAGAGTTAGAAGCCTTTACTGATAAATTCTTCCTCCAATTGAAAGATGGGAATATTCCTGGTGCAGTGTTTGTTCTAGTCAAAGATGGCAAAATCTTCTTCTCTAAAGGCTATGGCTATGCCAATCTAGAGCAGAAAACACCTGTGATTCCAGACAAAACTCTATTCCGTCTTGGATCTGTTTCCAAAGTGTTCACAGCCACAGCCGTAATGCAACTAGCTGAACAAGGCAAACTCAACTTAAACGAGGATATTGACCACTATCTCAAGCAATTTCACACTCAGAACAATCAGTTTAAACCTATTACCTCTGCCCATCTGTTGACTCACACAGATGGGTTTAATGTAGGATGGTCGATTGGGGCTGCGACTCGCTGTCAGTCTCAACTGCCATCCTTAGAGGAATTTTTGAGTAAAAACCTGCCCAAGCGAGTTCGACAACCGGGCGAACTGTATGTCTACGGCGATGTAGGGATAGCATTAGCAGGCTACTTGGTAGAAGTGCTGTCTAAAGTTTCATTCACCGAATACATCAACCAAAATATCCTCAAGCCATTAGATATGGGCCACAGCAGTTTTCAGCAGCCCTTACCAACTGCACTTGCACCTGATTTAGCCGTGGGCTATAGCTACAGAAAGAATGCATATATACAAAGCCCCTTCACGTGTGCCAAGAGTGTTCCCAGCGCTGGTATGAGTGCCACAGCCACAGACGTTGCTCACTTTATGATTGCTCAATTACAGGGGGGGCGTTATGGCAATGGATGA
- a CDS encoding protein-disulfide reductase DsbD family protein — MHKLTQIAIKIITFILSFLVLLPLTAWANPVKTEHVQTHLVSEVNSIQPGKPFWVGLHFQIKQGWHTYWKNPGDSGAAPSIAWKLPQGFSAGELVYPYPERLPASGLMNFGYKDEVMLLSQITTPGTVNTKEPIQLTARADWLVCEKECIPENGTFSLSLPIATGTPTVNTRWAKEFEKTRATLPQDSPWQTTAHIQGETLILKVNAPQLQASQIKEVAFFPDQDGIINNPAPQKASFDKDGLTLLLERGNRGEVNQVTGILVLQEVLDRQTPTQAFAIATQLGAATTTQPATTASLPLWQVLGLALLGGIVLNLMPCVFPVLSLKALNVLQKSNFSKQEVRQRGIVFTAGVLISFLFLAVILLVLRSFGQQIGWGFQLQSPVFVSLMAYLLFAVGLSLSGVFIFGASLMGMGQTLAARNGLWGEFFTGVFATVVATPCTAPFMATAIGVALTQTPIVALAIFLVLGFGLALPYLLISFLPGLQKILPRPGAWMETFAQLLAFPMYAATAWLVWVLSQQAGSDGVAAVLFGLVLISFAVWLHQKTQIISGWRRRFGSIAALVVLGFALALAQLPGSIAPNVANSNTQQATSTSLNWQPYTPERLTQVRQSGKPVFVNFSAAWCITCLVNERVALNQPETVTAFQAKDVALLKADWTNRDTAITQALAAFGRSGVPLYLLYPANSATPQILPQILSPQEVQQKVKSL; from the coding sequence ATGCATAAATTGACACAAATAGCCATCAAAATAATTACATTCATCCTCAGTTTTCTCGTTCTTCTCCCTCTTACTGCTTGGGCAAACCCAGTCAAGACTGAACACGTGCAAACACACTTGGTAAGTGAAGTCAATAGTATTCAACCAGGGAAACCGTTTTGGGTAGGGTTACATTTTCAAATAAAACAAGGATGGCATACTTATTGGAAAAACCCTGGTGACTCTGGTGCTGCTCCCAGTATTGCTTGGAAGTTACCGCAGGGATTTTCGGCGGGAGAATTGGTGTATCCTTACCCTGAGAGACTACCTGCTAGTGGGTTGATGAATTTTGGCTACAAAGATGAGGTCATGCTGTTGAGTCAAATTACGACTCCAGGCACTGTGAATACTAAGGAGCCTATTCAACTGACTGCTAGGGCTGATTGGCTGGTATGTGAGAAAGAGTGTATTCCAGAAAATGGTACTTTTAGTCTCAGCTTACCTATCGCAACAGGTACGCCTACAGTTAACACGCGGTGGGCAAAGGAATTTGAGAAAACACGGGCTACTCTACCTCAAGATTCTCCGTGGCAAACTACCGCTCATATTCAGGGAGAAACTCTGATATTAAAAGTTAATGCACCGCAATTACAAGCAAGTCAGATTAAAGAAGTTGCGTTTTTCCCTGATCAAGATGGTATTATCAATAACCCTGCACCCCAGAAAGCCAGCTTTGACAAAGATGGGTTAACTCTTCTACTAGAAAGAGGAAATCGCGGTGAGGTCAACCAAGTAACTGGTATACTCGTACTGCAAGAAGTCCTAGATAGGCAAACTCCAACTCAAGCATTCGCGATCGCAACTCAACTAGGAGCAGCAACAACAACACAACCTGCTACTACAGCTTCTTTACCATTATGGCAGGTTTTAGGATTAGCACTATTGGGTGGAATTGTCCTCAACCTTATGCCTTGTGTTTTCCCCGTGTTATCCCTCAAGGCATTAAACGTTCTCCAAAAATCAAATTTCAGCAAACAGGAAGTCCGTCAGAGAGGAATTGTCTTTACCGCAGGAGTATTAATAAGTTTCCTATTCCTAGCGGTGATACTCCTAGTATTACGTAGTTTTGGACAGCAAATTGGTTGGGGGTTTCAGTTACAGTCACCCGTATTTGTCAGTTTAATGGCGTATTTACTGTTTGCTGTTGGCTTGAGTTTGTCAGGGGTGTTTATCTTTGGTGCTTCCTTAATGGGAATGGGACAAACTTTAGCAGCACGTAACGGTTTGTGGGGTGAATTTTTCACAGGGGTTTTTGCCACAGTCGTCGCTACACCTTGTACCGCACCATTTATGGCAACCGCTATTGGAGTTGCACTCACACAAACACCGATAGTAGCCTTAGCTATTTTTCTAGTCTTAGGTTTTGGTCTAGCTTTACCTTATCTACTCATCAGTTTTCTTCCCGGTTTACAAAAAATCTTACCTCGACCGGGTGCATGGATGGAAACTTTTGCCCAACTTCTTGCCTTCCCAATGTATGCTGCAACCGCTTGGTTAGTGTGGGTATTGTCGCAGCAAGCAGGAAGCGATGGTGTAGCCGCAGTCTTATTTGGGTTGGTACTTATAAGTTTTGCCGTTTGGTTGCATCAAAAAACTCAAATCATTTCCGGTTGGAGACGGCGCTTTGGTAGTATTGCTGCATTGGTAGTACTGGGATTTGCCCTGGCTTTGGCACAATTACCAGGTAGCATAGCTCCCAACGTTGCCAACTCTAACACTCAACAAGCAACTTCAACTTCTCTAAATTGGCAACCTTATACTCCTGAAAGATTAACTCAAGTACGCCAGTCTGGTAAACCTGTATTTGTCAACTTTTCTGCTGCTTGGTGTATTACTTGTCTAGTAAACGAACGCGTCGCTCTTAACCAACCTGAGACAGTAACTGCTTTCCAAGCAAAAGACGTAGCTCTCCTTAAAGCTGACTGGACAAACCGCGACACTGCAATAACCCAAGCACTAGCAGCTTTCGGGCGCAGTGGCGTACCCTTGTACCTATTATACCCAGCTAATTCTGCTACACCGCAGATTTTACCTCAGATTCTTTCTCCCCAAGAGGTGCAACAAAAGGTAAAAAGTTTGTAA